Proteins from one Leptolyngbya sp. KIOST-1 genomic window:
- a CDS encoding MarR family transcriptional regulator, which yields MLTQKIGNQGVSKKPTLLHYRLTLEEWLRACCELKPSEKNVLYYLRTLDPFGERDLDIGVREMARELRMNPSTVSRALKELDRKEWIDMEITSARVKLHSQQANCGEVLSSGNSVALTQQANCEKVLSLGNSVAPGQQVLSPRNDLDRHATPGAENGEPVEIANPLSSKGFSNFEFSTECTSSVLNTLKKEQIGTAYSNSVETNREGIGKLLEKIEAAGIRTNPAIEKTLASIYQSNPDKAAERVRNAISAFLEQRTSIHKPQAFLNAALKRGFTSNEAKHRTTQNSQNRSEEPNVPPPVLDLSDLLVAIDIECSRLGITPDEATQRLGDAFGWESRPFEDLTSKEDLELLHTAMVGWS from the coding sequence ATGCTGACACAAAAAATCGGAAATCAGGGGGTTTCTAAAAAGCCCACGCTGTTACACTACCGTTTGACTTTAGAAGAATGGCTTAGGGCCTGTTGTGAGTTGAAGCCCAGCGAAAAGAACGTACTCTACTACCTGCGAACGCTCGATCCGTTTGGCGAGAGAGATTTAGACATAGGCGTAAGGGAGATGGCAAGGGAGCTGAGGATGAACCCTAGTACCGTCAGCCGCGCCCTGAAGGAGCTTGATCGCAAAGAGTGGATCGATATGGAGATTACCAGCGCCAGGGTGAAGCTCCATTCTCAGCAGGCTAACTGTGGAGAAGTGTTGTCTTCAGGCAACAGTGTTGCGCTTACGCAACAGGCTAACTGTGAAAAAGTGTTGTCTCTAGGCAACAGTGTTGCGCCGGGGCAACAAGTGTTGTCTCCACGCAACGATCTTGATCGCCACGCAACACCTGGGGCCGAAAATGGAGAGCCTGTGGAAATCGCTAATCCCTTGTCAAGTAAGGGGTTCAGCAATTTTGAGTTTTCCACAGAATGTACCAGTTCTGTTTTAAATACTTTAAAAAAAGAACAGATTGGTACTGCATACAGCAATTCTGTGGAAACTAACAGGGAGGGTATTGGTAAATTGCTTGAGAAAATTGAGGCTGCTGGGATCCGGACAAACCCTGCAATTGAAAAGACTCTCGCAAGCATCTACCAGTCAAACCCCGACAAAGCCGCCGAGCGGGTTAGAAACGCAATCTCTGCATTCTTGGAGCAGAGGACATCTATCCACAAACCGCAAGCCTTCCTAAATGCAGCACTCAAGAGAGGCTTTACTTCCAACGAGGCTAAACACAGGACAACGCAAAACAGCCAAAACAGATCTGAAGAGCCAAATGTTCCGCCGCCGGTCCTTGACCTCAGCGATTTGCTGGTGGCCATCGACATCGAGTGCAGCCGCCTGGGCATTACTCCCGACGAGGCCACACAGCGCCTAGGAGACGCCTTCGGCTGGGAGTCGCGCCCTTTTGAGGACCTTACTAGTAAGGAGGACCTGGAACTGCTGCACACTGCGATGGTTGGATGGAGCTAG